Proteins encoded together in one Lathyrus oleraceus cultivar Zhongwan6 chromosome 5, CAAS_Psat_ZW6_1.0, whole genome shotgun sequence window:
- the LOC127078362 gene encoding GDSL esterase/lipase At5g45910 gives MNILYLFSITIACGIFGNIISNANPLPYEAIFNFGDSTSDTGNAAFDHPPMDKNSPYGSTYFKHPAGRLSNGRLIIDFIAEAYGLPFLPPYKNITQSQEDIKRGVNFAYAGATALEFKYFDRSGVRPPATENSLNVQFGWFKKIKSSLCKNKDECDSFFKQSLFLVGEIGGNDVFSHISKTVTELREIVPLIVESITNTTLALLEEGAVELVVPGNFPIGCNAGLLSMVNSKKKEDYDEFGCLISYNTFTEYFNEQLKNSIETLKQKHHQAKIIYFDYYNDAKRLYQAPQQYGFTSDKVEVLKACCGGGGPYNINEKFCGMPGTTVCFDPSKQINWDGAHFTEASHKQIAKGLVEGPFANPSLKSAPFKIA, from the exons ATGAATATCTTGTATCTCTTTAGTATCACCATTGCATGTGGTATTTTTGGAAATATTATTTCAAATGCTAATCCTCTACCATACGAAGCCATATTTAACTTCGGTGACTCTACAAGTGACACCGGAAATGCCGCATTTGACCATCCACCAATGGATAAAAATAGTCCTTATGGTTCAACGTACTTCAAACATCCAGCGGGACGTTTGTCTAATGGGAGACTCATCATAGATTTCATAG CTGAAGCATACGGGTTGCCTTTTTTACCGCCCTATAAAAATATCACCCAAAGCCAAGAAGATATAAAAAGGGGAGTTAACTTTGCATATGCTGGTGCAACTGCACTTGAGTTCAAGTATTTTGATCGTAGTGGAGTTAGACCACCAGCGACAGAAAACTCATTGAATGTGCAGTTTGGTTGGTTTAAAAAGATAAAATCATCCTTATGTAAAAACAAAGATG AGTGCGACAGCTTCTTCAAACAATCATTGTTTCTAGTGGGAGAGATTGGTGGGAATGATGTTTTTTCTCATATTTCTAAAACTGTTACAGAACTTCGTGAAATAGTTCCTTTAATCGTCGAATCCATTACAAATACAACTTTA GCATTACTCGAAGAAGGAGCTGTAGAGCTAGTGGTTCCAGGAAACTTTCCAATAGGCTGCAATGCTGGATTATTGTCTATGGTGAATAGTAAAAAGAAAGAAGACTACGATGAatttggatgtttgatatcttACAACACTTTTACTGAATACTTTAATGAACAACTAAAAAATTCTATAGAGACATTAAAACAGAAACATCATCAAGCTAAGATAATATATTTTGACTACTACAACGATGCCAAGCGTTTATATCAAGCACCACAACAATATG GATTTACTTCTGATAAGGTTGAAGTTTTGAAAGCTTGTTGTGGAGGTGGTGGGCCATACAATATTAATGAAAAGTTTTGTGGAATGCCTGGTACAACTGTTTGCTTTGATCCTTCAAAACAAATAAATTGGGATGGAGCCCACTTTACTGAAGCATCACACAAGCAAATAGCAAAAGGTTTAGTGGAAGGACCTTTTGCAAATCCCTCTCTAAAATCTGCTCCTTTTAAGATAGCATAG